The proteins below come from a single Mycobacterium parmense genomic window:
- the purE gene encoding 5-(carboxyamino)imidazole ribonucleotide mutase, protein MTEARVGVIMGSDSDWSVMSDAAVALAEFGVPAEARVVSAHRTPEVMFDYARTAADRGIEVIIAGAGGAAHLPGMVAAATPLPVIGVPVPLARLDGLDSLLSIVQMPAGVPVATVSIGGGRNAGLLAVRILGASDPALRARIAAFQGELADSVRAKDAALQELHGKVTGQ, encoded by the coding sequence ATGACTGAGGCCCGGGTCGGGGTGATCATGGGCAGCGACAGCGACTGGTCGGTGATGTCCGACGCCGCCGTCGCGCTGGCCGAGTTCGGCGTGCCGGCCGAGGCCCGGGTGGTCTCGGCGCACCGCACCCCCGAGGTGATGTTCGACTACGCGCGGACCGCAGCGGACCGCGGCATCGAGGTGATCATCGCCGGCGCGGGCGGCGCGGCGCACCTGCCCGGGATGGTCGCCGCGGCCACACCGCTGCCGGTGATCGGCGTCCCGGTTCCGCTGGCCCGGCTGGACGGCCTGGATTCGCTGCTGTCGATCGTGCAGATGCCCGCCGGTGTCCCGGTCGCGACGGTGTCGATCGGCGGCGGACGCAACGCCGGCCTGCTGGCGGTGCGCATCCTGGGTGCGTCCGATCCGGCGCTGCGGGCCCGCATCGCCGCGTTCCAGGGGGAGCTGGCCGACAGCGTGCGGGCCAAGGATGCGGCGCTACAAGAACTTCACGGTAAAGTTACCGGCCAGTAG